From the Haemophilus parainfluenzae genome, the window ATTTTCTAAACGTTTTTTCGCTGTTTTAAATTCATGGTTACCATGCTCTAATTCAAATTGAGCCTTGATATAAGCACAAATCAAATCTGCTTGTTTTACTAAATGCTTTTCTTCTGGGCTAAATTGCTCACTATCTAAGTATGGCGCAAAACTATCTTGCAACTCAGTCGGAAGCAAGCTAATTAAATGTAATTCGGCTGCCGCTTCAATGTCTTTATAAGCATGAGTTATTTCAGAATTGAAATACTTAATTGGGGTTGGCAAATCACCAGTAAAAATTTCAGAAGTATCATGATACATTGCCATCACCGCAATACGCTCAGGATTCACTTCCCCACCAAAAAATTGATTTTTAATAATGGCTAAGGCTTGTGCTACAAAGGCAACTTGCAGACTATGC encodes:
- the yfbR gene encoding 5'-deoxynucleotidase — translated: MVEVKTSHFFACLDRLRLIQRWSLMRNIEKENLAEHSLQVAFVAQALAIIKNQFFGGEVNPERIAVMAMYHDTSEIFTGDLPTPIKYFNSEITHAYKDIEAAAELHLISLLPTELQDSFAPYLDSEQFSPEEKHLVKQADLICAYIKAQFELEHGNHEFKTAKKRLENLMEQWHSQEMDYFLQVFLPSFGRSIDEIAL